The Aeromonas encheleia genomic sequence AAAAATCTTGGTTTCATTCAGTGCCTTGCGCAGGCTGGTACCCTCACGCACCCGCTCGGTCGCCTCGCCGATCCGGTTGCGGGCGAAGTCGTTGGAGAGCACCTCGCCGGCGATCTTCATCCCCTCCAGCAGCGGCACCGCGCTGGCGTTGAGGATGCTTAAGGTGCGGGCGAAGCGGGCGGTGTTGAGGCCGCGGCTGACCCGGCCTATCACCGGCAGGCGCAGCAACACCCCGTGCCAGTGGCGGCGCCGGGTCTCATCGCTGAGCCACCAGCGCCAGACAAAGCCACCGATAAACAGCAGCAGCAGGAACCAGAGCCCGTAGTGCTGCATCAGCTCGCTGGTACCGATGAGGAAGCGGGTGGTCGCCGGCAGTTGCTGGCCCATGTGCTCGAACTGGGCCACCACCTTGGGCACCACGGCGGTGAGCAGTATGGAGATGACCCCCACCGCCACCAGGGTGAGCACTATGGGGTAGATCATCGCCTGCAGCAGCTTGGTGCGCATGTGCTGGCGCTGCTCGGTGTAATCGGCGAGCCGGTTCAGCACCTTCTCCAGGTGCCCGGACTTCTCCCCGGCCGCCACCATGGAGCGAAACAGCTGATCGAAAACATGGGGGAAGGCTCCAAGGGAGTCGGCAAGGGAGTAGCCCTCCACCACCTTGCTGCGCACCGTCGCCACCAGGCTGCGCAGATGGGCCTTCTCGCACTGCTCGGCCACCGCCCGCAGCGCCTCCTCTATGGTGAGGCCGGCTCCCACCAGGGTCGCCAGCTGGCGGGTGATCAGCGCCAGCTCGGAGGTGGACGCCCCGCGCCGGAACAGCACGAAGCGATTCGCCTCCCGCTTCGCCTTCTCGGTGGTCTCGTTCACCTCGAGCGGGGTCAGTCCCTGCTCGCGCAGCAGCTGGCGTATCTGGCGGGCGGAGTCACCCTCCATCACCCCGGATTTTTGTCTGCCCCGGCCGTCGAGGGCCTTGTATTCAAATGCTGCCAATCCTGTTGCTCTCCTGCGCTGGCGCCGTGATGCTATTCAAATGCCGATGTGCCGGTCAATCTTGCCGGGTCACGCGCAGCATCTCTTCCTGGATTTGGCTCTGCCCCTTGGGCAGCTTGCCTGTGCCGGACGAGATCAATCTTCCCGGGTCACCCGCAATACCTCTTCCAGGCTGGTCTGACCCAGCAGCACCTTGTCGATGCCATCACGGCGGATGCTGGGGGTATGGCCCCGGATCAGGCGCTCTATGACCAGCTCGCCGCTGGCACCGTGGATCGCCTCGCGCACTGTGTCATCGATCACCACCAGCTCATGGATACCGGTCCGGCCACGATAGCCGGTATGGTTGCACTGCTCGCAGCCGACCGGGCGCCACATCAGCTGATCCGGCGCCAGCTCGATGCCCATGGCGAGCCGCTCCTGCTCGGTGATGGGGTGCTGGGTGCGGCAATCCGGGCAGAGGGTGCGCACCAGCCGCTGGGCCAGCACCGCCAATAGCGAGGAGGAGAGCAGGAAGGACTCGATCCCCATGTCCCGCATCCGGGTGATGGCACCGATGGCGGTGTTGGTGTGCAGGGTCGACATCACCAGGTGACCGGTCAGCGACGCCTGCACCGCTATCTGAGCGGTCTCCAGATCGCGGATCTCCCCCACCATCACCACGTCGGGGTCCTGACGCAGGATGGCGCGCAGGCCGCGGGCGAAGGTCATGTCGACCTTGCTGTTGACCTGGGTCTGGCCGACCCCCTCCAGGTCATATTCGATGGGATCTTCCACCGTCAGAATGTTGCGGTCCCGCGAGTTGATCTCGGACAGCGCCGCGTAGAGGGTGGTGGACTTGCCCGAGCCGGTCGGGCCTGTCACCAGGATGATGCCGTGGGGCTTGCGGATGAGCTCGCTGATGATCTTGCGATTGGCCAGCGTCATGCCGAGCTGCTTGAGCTCGAGCCGCACGTTGTTCTTGTCGAGCAGACGCAGCACCACCCGCTCGCCATAGCTCGACGGCATGGTCGAGACCCGCACGTCCACCGCCCGGCCGCCGATACGCAGGGAGATGCGACCGTCCTGGGGCACCCGCTTCTCGGCGATGTCCATGCGGGACATGACCTTGATGCGTGACACCAGCAGAGAGGCGAGCTTGCGGTGGGGCCGCAGGATTTCTCGCAGCACACCATCGATGCGGAACCGGATGACCAGCACCCGCTCGAAGGTCTCGATGTGGATGTCAGACGCCTCCTCCTTGATCGCCTCGCTCAACATGGCGTTGATGAGGCGGATGATGGGGGCATCGTCGTCGGCGTCAAGCAGATCCTCGCTCTGGGGCAACTCCTCCGCCAGGGCGAAGAAGTCCATCTCGTTACCGAGATCCTCCATCAGCTGGCGTGCCTCGGAGGAGTCACGCTGGTAGTGGGCCGTCAGCAGATCTTCGAATTCGTCGCTGCCCAGCTGCTCCACCGCGAAGTTGCAGCCCGCCACGCGCCGCACCTCCAGCAGGGTCTGCGGCGCGACGCCCTGACGACAGAACAGCAGGGGGGCGCCCTGCCGCTCGGTCAGGATCACCCCGAAGTTGCGGGCGAAGGCAAACGGCAGCTCGGGCAGCGCCGCCGGCAAGTCGGATCCATCGAGTTGGTAGGCCGCCATCAGGGCTGCCCCTGCACGAAGGGTTGCCCCTGGGCCGGCGCCTGTTGCACCTGGGAATGCGCCCCGGTGGCGGTCGCCTGCTGCTGGGCCTTCATCAGCTCAATCTGCTTTTGCACCTCGGGGGAGAGCATCACGTCCTGACCATAGGCGGGCAGCACCTGGCGGGCCGGCGAGGTGGCATAGCCCTCCTCGGCCGCCAGGTTCAGCTGCTCGGCGCGGAACAGGGTGTACTTGTTGCTGGAGACGCCGGAGTAGACGTTGGCATCCCGCAAGATGGTCGGTCGGATAAACACCATCAAATTGCGCTTGGCGGTGGTGTTGGAGGTGGAGCGGAACAGGTAACCCAGCACCGGAATGTCCCCCAGCAGCGGGACCTTGGAGACCTGCTCCTTGGTCTGCTCATCCATCAGGCCGCCCAGCACCACGGTTTCGCCACTCTTGACCAGCACCGCGTTCTTGACGGTACGGGTATCGAAGGTCGGACCCAGGTTGGCAGTCCCGGCCGCCTGGGCCTGGGCCACGCTGGAGACCTCCTGCTCTATGTTGAGCAAGACGGAGTCCCCTTCGTTGATCTGGGGCGTCACCACCAGCTTAGTCCCCACCGTCTTGCGCTCTATGGTGTTGAACACCTGATCGCTGGTGGTGGAACTCTGGGAGCCACTCTGCACCGGCACTTCCTGGCCGACGTTGAAGGAGGCTTCGTGGTTGTCCATGGTGACTATGCTCGGGGTCGAGAGGATGTCGTTCTTGGTGTTGGTCGACAGCGCCGTCACCAGCATGGCCCAGTCGCCCTTGTAGAAGCCGGCGGCCATGCCGCTGAAGCTGCCAAGCAGGTTCTCGAGCCCCTCGGTGTTGCCGTTATCCTTGTAGTCCTTGCCCGCGATGATGGCCGGCCCGATCGGCAGACCGGTATTGGTGAACTGGGTGCCGCCGCCGTTGGCATTGGCCCACTGCACCCCGAGGTTCAGGCCGTCGCCGTCCTGGATCTCGACGATGATCGCCTCCACCAGCACCTGGGCACGGCGGATGTCGAGCTTGGCGATGACCTGCTCCAGCTCGGCCATCACGTCCGGCTGGGCGGTGATCACCAGCGCATTGGTGGTCTCGTCGGCGGAGATGGCCAGTTGGCCGCCACCTATGCTGGCACCGCCGGTGGCAGCCGCCGCAGTACCGCCCTTCTTGTCGGCCGCGATGCTGGAGCTGACCCCCTTGAGCACATCCACCAGATCCTTGGCCTTGCCATATTTCAGGTAGAAGACCCGGGTGTTGCCCTGGCTCTGCAGATCCTTGTCGAGCTGACGCACCATCTGGATGATGCGGGCCCGCGCCTTGGGCTCACCGCTGATCACCACCGAGTTGGTGCGCTCGTCCGCCACCACCTTGGGAGAGAGCAGTATGGAGGCGTTGGCCCCCTGGTTGTTGCCATCCTTGTTGAGGTTGGTCACCAGCCGCACCATCTCGCCGGCCGAGGCATATCTCAGCTTGATGACGTCCATGTCCTGATCCCCCGCCCGGTCTACCCGGCGCACGACCTCGACCAGACGATTCACCACGGCGGCACGGCCGGTGATCAGCAGTACGTTAGAGGGCTCGTAGTGCACCACGTTGCCGCCGCCGGCGTTGTCGTTGAGCTGGCGCAACAGGGGCGCCAGTTCGCGCACCGAGACGTTGCGCACCGGCACCACCCGGGTCACCATCTCGTCACCCACGCCAGGGTTGCTGTCGTCCACCACCGGGATGGAGGAGGTCTTGGCATCCTTGGCGCGCACCACCTTGAGCACCCCGTTGTTCATGGGCACCACGGCGAAGCCATAGACGTCGAGCACGCTCAGGAAGAACTGGTAGTACTGATCCTCATTGAGCAGATCGTAACTGCGGACATTGATCTTGCCGCGCACCGAGGGCTCGATGATGATGGTCTTGTTCAGGTTCTTGCCGACCGTGTTGATGAACTCTTCGATATCGGCATTCTTGAAACTGGCGGCATACTCGGTGGCCCAGGCGGAGCCTGCCATCATCAAGGCCGCCGCAACCGTGGCCAGACGCCAGCCTTTCCCTTTATTTATCATTCTTGGTGCTACTCCAATTCATTATTCTGACAAGCCGACATACACATCGTAGAGCTGTCCTTGCCGTTCGACGGTGACGGTCATTTCCGTGGCGCCAGCCACTTGCTGCATAGCCTGCATGGCCTGTGCGTTATCCCGCAGATCCAGGCCATTGATGCTGACCGCCAGATCGTTGGCGACCAGTCCGAGTTGAGTGAACAGTTCAGGTTTGCTGCCCGGGTTGAGACGATAGCCGACCATGCGGCCATCGACCCGGACCGGGGAGATATTGAGATAATCGGTGATCTTGCCAGGGTTGCTCATCAATTCGCTGCGCACCGAGGAGAGCTGACCAGCCTGGCGCGCCACCTTGGGCAGCGGTTTGCCGTACTCCTCGCCGTCCAGCATCAGGGTCTCGTCACGGCCATCGCGGGCGATGATGACCCGATCGGCAAACACCTGCCGGATATTGGCCTGGGTACCGTCGATGTAATCGCCGATGCCATAGGAGTTTTGCAGGCCGTTGTGGGCGATGATGGCGATGGATTTGGTGGAGTCAGAGCTCGCCAACACCCCGTTGAGCTGGGCGTTGAGCTGGGTCTTGGGGGCATCCGCCGCGACGGCCGCGGCCACATCGGCCGCCTGGGCCTGCTGCGGCGCCTTGCCAAACAGGGAGAGCCGGCTGACATTGCTGAGATCGAGGCGGGAGGCTTCGCCTCCCTGACCGGCCACGACCGACGGCTGCCAGGCCGGATTACGCGAAGACTGGGTCAGATCGAACAGACGCCAGGTAAGGCCGGCACACTGATGGGCCAACAGCAGCAGCAGCAACCAGAACAGCGGTTGGCTGAAACGGGAGAATGGCACGCGGTTGCAACGAGCCAGAAGGGTACTGAATAAATCACCCCTGAACGGTAGCGTCATGTTTCTCAAAATATTCTGGCATCCATATCGATTGGCTATTGTGTACGGCAATGGACCCAGAGACAACCGACCGGATGGGATGACGCGGTGAAAATCCAGATCCCGTCACACCCTGTCCCCCTGTTTCTATCCAGGGGCCTGCCTCTGGTATAATCAAGCTCCCCTTTCAGCCATCCCGGAGTCGATTCATGGCGAATCCAGCAGAAAGCACAATCCAGGTCCGTCTCGACAAATGGTTGTGGGCCGCGCGTTTCTACAAGACCCGCAGCCTGGCCCGGGACCAGATAGATGGCGGCAAGGTGCATTATAACGGCCAGCGCAGCAAGCCGGGAAAGATAGTCGAAACCGGCGCCCTCATCCGCTTCTGGCAAGGCCAGGACGAGCGGGAAGTCAGAGTGCTGCAAGTCAGCGAGCAGCGCAAGTCGGCCCCCCTCGCCCAGCAGCTCTATGAAGAGACCGAGGAGAGCCTGAAGAAACGGGCCCAGAACAGCGAGGCGCGGCGTTTCAACAGCCAGTTTGCCCCAAGCCCCGAGCGTCGTCCCGACAAGCAGGAACGGCGCCAGCTGCTCAAGGTCAAACAATATTAGTCCACCTTGATGGCCCTTTTATGACGCCAGGCGGCTAGATAAGTTCCTAACCGCCTGTTTAACAAAATATTTATCAATTTACACCACCGAAGACCCTAGGAATGCATGATGAGTAACCAAGATCTCCTGTATCGCTATCTGTTCGAAGAGTACGAAGTGCGTGGGGAGCTGGTCCAGCTGGACAGCACCTACCGCCACATCGTGGAAGCCCAGAACTACCCGGTGCAGGTGCAAAAGTTGTTGGGTGAACTGCTGGTCGCCACCAGCCTGCTGACCGCCACCCTCAAGTTTGAAGGCTCCATCACGGTGCAGTTGCAAGGGGACGGTCCGGTTCGCCTGGCGGTGATCAACGGCGATCACAACCAGCAGTTGCGTGGCGTCGCCCGCTACGAAGGCGACCTGCCGAGCGATGGCAAGCTGCAGAGCCTGATCGGCAACGGCCAGCTGGTGATCACCATCAGCCCGGAGCAGGGCGAGCGCTATCAGGGCATCATCGCCCTCGAATCCGACACCCTGGCCGGCTGCCTTGAGCAGTACTTCGCCCAGTCCGAGCAGCTCGCCACCCGGCTCTGGATCCGCACCGGTCATCATGAGGGGAGCCCCCGCGCCGCCGGCATCCTGCTGCAGGAGCTGCCGGCCCAGAGCGAGGATCACAGCGCCGACTTCGATCATCTGATCCAGCTCACCAGCACCATCAAGGACGCAGAGCTGTTTGGCCTGGAGGCCGAGGAGATCCTCTACCGCCTCTATCACCAGGACAAGGTGCGGGTGTTCGATCCCCAGGCGATCGAGTTCCGCTGCACCTGCTCCCGCGCCCGCTGCGAAGGGGCCCTGCTGCAGATAGAGAAGGAGGAAGCGCTGGCCATGGTGCAGGAGCTCGGCAAGATCGACATGCACTGCGACTATTGCGGCGCAGAGTACCAATTCGATGGGATCGACATCGAAACCCTGTTCAGCAGGGCTCCCGATAATGATGCAAACAAGTTACACTAAATGAAGGCGGGTCAAACCCGCCTTTAACTTAAATAACAAAAAAATACCCTATTTTATAAAGTTTGATGGCGATCGCTAAAATCTACCACCTAGGTGGTAGCATGAAAGCCAGATAGAACCCTACAAACCTCTGAACCCAGGAGAACATAATGACTATCGTGGCAGAACCCACCCTGGCCCAACAATTACAACTAGACCAGTACGGCATCAAAAACAGCCAAGAAATCGTTCGCAACCCCTCCTATGAGCAGCTTTTCGCAGAAGAGACCCGCCCAGACCTGGAAGGATTCGAGCGAGGTGTCGTCACCGAGCTGGGCGCAGTCAATGTCAACACCGGCATCTTTACCGGCCGTTCCCCAAAAGATAAATATATCGTCAAGGACGCCACTACCCAGAACACTGTATGGTGGTCTGACCAGGGTAAAAACGATAACAAGGCACTGAGCCCGGAAGTCTGGTCACATCTAAAATCCCTGGTGACCAAGCAGCTCTCCGGCAAGCGTCTGTTCGTGGTGGATGGCTACTGTGGCGCCAACCCGGATACCCGCCTGGCGGTACGCATCATCACCGAGGTGGCCTGGCAGGCTCACTTCGTCAAGAACATGTTCATTCGCCCGAGCGAGGAAGAACTCAAGACCTTCAAGCCGGACTTCGTGGTGATGAACGGTGCCAAGTGCACCAACCCGAACTGGCAGGAGCAGGGGCTCAACTCCGAGAACTTCGTCGCCTTCAACTTGACCGAGAAGATCCAGCTCATCGGTGGCACCTGGTACGGTGGCGAGATGAAGAAGGGGATGTTCTCCATGATGAACTACTTCCTGCCCCTGCGCGGCATGGCCTCCATGCACTGCTCCGCCAACGTGGGTCAGGACGGCGACGTGGCCATCTTCTTCGGCCTGTCCGGCACCGGCAAGACCACCCTCTCCACCGATCCCAAGCGTCAGCTGATCGGCGATGACGAGCACGGCTGGGACGATGACGGCGTGTTCAACTTCGAAGGCGGCTGCTACGCCAAGACCATCAAGCTCTCCAAGGAAGCCGAGCCGGACATCTACAACGCCATCCGTCGCGATGCGTTGCTGGAGAACGTGACCGTGGCCGCCGATGGCACCATCGACTTCAACGATGGCTCCCGCACCGAGAACACCCGGGTCTCCTACCCCATCTATCACATCGAGAACATCGTCAAGCCGGTCTCCAAAGCGGGTCATGCCACCAAGGTGATCTTCCTGACCGCCGATGCCTTCGGAGTGCTGCCCCCGGTCGCCAAGCTGACCAAGGAGCAGACCAAGTATCACTTCCTGTCCGGCTTCACCGCCAAGCTGGCCGGTACCGAGCGCGGCATCACCGAGCCGACCCCGACCTTCTCCTCCTGCTTCGGCGCGGCCTTCCTCAGCCTGCACCCGACCAAGTACGGCCAGGAGCTGGTGAAACGGATGGAAGCCGCCGGCGCCGAGGCCTACCTGGTCAACACCGGCTGGAACGGCACCGGCAAACGGATCTCCATCAAGGATACCCGTGCCATCATCGACGCCATCCTGGATGGCTCCATCGAGAAGGCACAAACCAAGACCCTGCCGATCTTCAACCTGGAAGTGCCGACCGCACTGCACGATGTGAACCCGGCCATCCTCGACCCGCGCGACACTTATGCCGACCAGGCCGAGTGGGACGCCAAGGCGGTCGATCTGGCCGAGCGTTTCATCAAGAACTTCGAGCGTTTCACCGACACCGAAGAGGGCAAACGCCTGGTCGCCGCGGGCCCGCAGCTGTAACGCCAGCGCCCCTCGGTTACTGTCATCCCATACCGGTCAGCCTCGCTGACCGGTATTTTTTTGACCAATACCCGACCTTTGGCCCCCGCCATGCCTTGCCTTGCCGACGGTTGCGCGTTAGATTCAGCCAACTGTATACAATATACAATTTTGTAACGACGCCCTGTGACCCGAGCATGAACCCACCCTATCAGACCCGCACCCAGATGGTGATGGAGAACCTCCGCGGCCGGATCCTGCGCGGTGAATTTCCCGCCGGCGCCCCGCTGCGCCAGGACGCCATCGCCAAGGAGCTGGCGGTGAGCCGCATTCCGGTGCGGGAGGCGCTGATGCAGCTGGAGGCACAGGGGCTGGTGAAATTCGAGGCCCATCGCGGCGCCGTGGTCACCATGCTGGAGGCCTCGGCCATCGAGGAGCTCTTTTATTTGCGAGCCCTGCTGGAAGCCGATACCCTGTTCCACGCCGTCGACATGATGACGGAGGAGACCTTCGCCCAGGCGCAAGCCATCCTGGCCCAGTTTGATCAGGCACTCGAATCGGGCACCCAGATAGAACACTGGGCCGAGTTGAACCACCGTTTTCACGCCACCCTCTATCAGGCCGCCAATCGCCCCCGGGCACTGGAGCTGATCGCCCAGATCAATCTGAGCTGCGATCGCTATGTGCGCTTCGAGCTGCTGTTTGCTCAGGGCGGCATAGACAAGGCCGAACGCGAACACGCCAAGCTGCTGGAGCTGTGCCGCGCCCGTCGCAAGCACGAGGCCGTGGTACTGCTCAAGCAACACATCGAGGCGGCAGGCCAGTCGGTCAAGCAGATCCTGGCCAACGGCCACCACCAGTGAACACTCACCTCACCACAATCTGGCATTAACGACATGAACCATTTCGAGATTATTGAAACCCGCGTCGCCCAGGTCAGGACCACTCTGGCCACGTTGGAGCTGGACGCCTTCATCGTCCCCCACGACGACGAGCACCTGGGGGAGTACATCCCCGCCTACGCCGAACGTCTGGACTGGATCACGGGTTTCAACGGCTCCGCCGGGCTCGCCATCATCATGGCGCAGCGGGCGGCCCTGTTCATCGACGGTCGTTATACGGTGCAGGCCCGCCTGCAGGCACCGGCCGAGCTGTTTGAGTTTCTTCACCTGAACGAAGATCCCCACGTGCAATGGCTGGCAGAGCAGCTGCCGTCCGGCGCCCGGGTCGGCTTCGACGCCCGGCTGCACAGCCTGGCCTGGTACCAGAACGCCAAGGCGCTATTGAGCGAGCGCGGCATCGCGCTGGTCCGGGTCGAGGATAATCTCATCGATCTGCACTGGGCCGATCGCCCCGCCCCGACCAAGACCCCGGTCATCCTCTACAGCGAGGAGTTGGCGGGCCAGTCGAGCCAGGCCAAGCGCGAACTGCTGGCGAGCGATCTGCGCAAGCGCGGCCTGGATGCGGTGCTGCTGACCCAGGCCGAGCCCATCAACTGGCTGCTCAACCTGCGCGGCCGCGACGTGGAGCGTCTGCCGGTGGTGCTCGGCTTTGCCGTGCTCTACGCCAACACCAGCATGGATTTCTTCGTCGACACCGACAAGATCGACTGCGTCGCCTTCTCCCGCCACGTGGGACAGGATGTCTCCGTCTATCCCATCGACAAGCTGGGTGACGTGCTGCAGCGCATCGGGGAAGATCAGCAGAAGGTGCTGGCCGATCCGAACACCGCCAACGCCTGGACCCAGCTCACCATGGAAGAGGCGGGCGCCATCCTGGTGGCCGGTCAGGATCCGACCATGCTGCCCAAGGCGTGCAAGAACGAGGTGGAGCTGGCTGGCATGCAGCGCGCCCACCTGCGCGATGGCGTCGCCGTCACCCGCTTCCTCGCCTGGCTGGATCGCCTGATCGCCGCCGGCGAGTTCGAGGGGGTGGATGAGGGCACCCTGGCCGATCGGCTGGAAGCCTTCCGCCGCGAGCAGGACCATTATGTGGAGCCGAGCTTCGACACCATCTCCGCGCTCGGCCCCAACGCCGCCATGTGCCACTACCGTCACACCAATGGCGTGCCGCGCGCCTTCGGCCAGGACAGCATCTATCTGGTGGACTCCGGCGCCCAGTATCTGGATGGCACCACCGACATCACCCGCACCCTCAAGGTGGGTGAGGTGACGGATGAGCACAAGGCCATGTTCACCCGGGTGCTGCAGGGTCACATTGCCCTGGATCAGGCCCGCTTCCCCCGCGGCACCGCCGGCATCCAGCTCGACGTGCTGGCCCGCATGCCGCTGTGGCAGGCCGGTTACAACTACGACCACGGCACAGGTCACGGCGTCGGCCACTTCCTGAGCGTGCACGAAGGCCCGCAGCGCATCGCCCCCAAGGGCAGCCTGGTGCCGTTGCAGCCGGGCATGGTGCTCTCCAACGAGCCGGGCTACTACCGGGAGAATGCGTTCGGCATTCGCTGTGAGAACCTGGTGGTGGTGACCGAGCAGGAGCAGATCGGTGAGTTGCCGATGCTCGGCTTCGAGCGGCTGACCTATGTGCCGTTCGATACGCGTCTCATCGATCGCAGCCTGTTGAGCCCGGCCGAGTTCCGCTGGATCAACGACTACCATATGGAAGTCTTCCGCCGCCTGAGCCCGCTGCTGGACGGCGAGGATCTCGCCTGGCTGGAGCAGGCAACCAGCCTCATCTAATCGCAGACAATCGAGGTTGTCTGATGACACAGGGCCCAAGGGCCCTGTTTTTTTGCCTCCGGCTTTGACCTGTATCAACACCCGTTGCGAGCAGGTCGGGACAATGGCAGCCATGAACTTCAATCAACCAGGCACTCGTCGCAGTGCAGGTGCCAGCCAGGCACCCGAGCATCCCAGGCTCAGGCGGGAGCAGTTGACGGTCAGCGCCATGATCCGCCTCTACTGCCACCATCACCACCAGGACAGCGACTGCCGGCACTGCCAGCAGCTGCAGGAATTCGCCCACCAGCGCCTGCGGCGCTGCCGTTATGGTCACGGCCAC encodes the following:
- a CDS encoding aminopeptidase P family protein, with the translated sequence MNHFEIIETRVAQVRTTLATLELDAFIVPHDDEHLGEYIPAYAERLDWITGFNGSAGLAIIMAQRAALFIDGRYTVQARLQAPAELFEFLHLNEDPHVQWLAEQLPSGARVGFDARLHSLAWYQNAKALLSERGIALVRVEDNLIDLHWADRPAPTKTPVILYSEELAGQSSQAKRELLASDLRKRGLDAVLLTQAEPINWLLNLRGRDVERLPVVLGFAVLYANTSMDFFVDTDKIDCVAFSRHVGQDVSVYPIDKLGDVLQRIGEDQQKVLADPNTANAWTQLTMEEAGAILVAGQDPTMLPKACKNEVELAGMQRAHLRDGVAVTRFLAWLDRLIAAGEFEGVDEGTLADRLEAFRREQDHYVEPSFDTISALGPNAAMCHYRHTNGVPRAFGQDSIYLVDSGAQYLDGTTDITRTLKVGEVTDEHKAMFTRVLQGHIALDQARFPRGTAGIQLDVLARMPLWQAGYNYDHGTGHGVGHFLSVHEGPQRIAPKGSLVPLQPGMVLSNEPGYYRENAFGIRCENLVVVTEQEQIGELPMLGFERLTYVPFDTRLIDRSLLSPAEFRWINDYHMEVFRRLSPLLDGEDLAWLEQATSLI
- a CDS encoding nitrous oxide-stimulated promoter family protein, whose product is MAAMNFNQPGTRRSAGASQAPEHPRLRREQLTVSAMIRLYCHHHHQDSDCRHCQQLQEFAHQRLRRCRYGHGHKPTCAKCDIHCYAPAMRKQIQLIMKWSGPRMLWHHPWLALRHLLDSRRKAPRRPHGRPLPP